In Peromyscus eremicus chromosome 2, PerEre_H2_v1, whole genome shotgun sequence, a single genomic region encodes these proteins:
- the LOC131904838 gene encoding PRAME family member 12-like, which translates to MSDLAQDTPLQQAVPWMLKDEALAISALEYLPTEFFPPLFKEAFTGRQTKLVRAMVAAWPFHRLSMGALPTISHMETLKAVLDALDFLMTQKVRPRRWKLQELDLQKVHQDFWDEKTGGIDVSYTPWVLSQKETGKEQEPECGVKQPLRVLAEFDLCGEHLKETDKYLLKWAKQRKGSVQLCCRELKIRASQVYTVIGILNTLDRDRVQELELNSWWPQGSQAWFAHCLGQLGNLCKLPLLGTHQTALSGNCALPDMKKCVTESVPQFPILDCLQHLYMNGIYFLKDNLETVLRCLKTPLETLSITQSQLSQADLNHLPLSVNLHQLTHLNLSSVILSSLRTGPLRLLLERVAATLKTLELEGCRMKVSQLSAILPVLSQCTQLTKINFLDNDISMAVLQDLFHYTANLSELLLEMYPAPLESYDDTGHVLKDRFAQHCSELMDILRAIRQAKSVYFAAGTCFVYYN; encoded by the exons ATGAGTGACCTGGCCCAAGACACACCCTTGCAGCAGGCAGTGCCGTGGATGCTGAAGGATGAGGCCTTGGCCATCTCTGCCCTGGAGTACCTGCCCACGGAGTTCTTCCCGCCCCTGTTCAAGGAGGCCTTCACTGGCAGACAGACCAAGCTTGTGAGGGCAATGGTGGCAGCCTGGCCCTTTCACCGCCTCTCCATGGGGGCCCTGCCGACCATctcacacatggagactttgaAGGCTGTGCTGGATGCCCTGGACTTTCTGATGACCCAGAAGGTGCGCCCCAG GAGGTGGAAACTCCAAGAGCTTGACTTGCAGAAAGTGCACCAGGACTTCTGGGATGAAAAGACTGGAGGCATAGATGTCAGCTACACCCCATGGGTCCTGAGTCAGAAGGAAACTGGGAAGGAGCAGGAGCCAGAGTGTGGGGTGAAGCAGCCCTTGAGGGTGTTGGCTGAGTTTGACCTCTGTGGGGAGCATCtcaaggaaactgacaaatacttGTTGAAGTGGGCCAAGCAGAGAAAAGGCTCAGTGCAACTGTGCTGTAGGGAGCTGAAGATCAGAGCATCACAGGTCTACACTGTCATAGGGATCCTGAACACTTTAGACAGAGACCGTGTCCAGGAGTTGGAACTGAATTCCTGGTGGCCACAGGGAAGCCAGGCCTGGTTTGCACATTGCCTGGGACAGCTGGGAAATCTTTGCAAACTCCCTCTCCTGGGAACCCACCAGACTGCTTTAAGTGGTAACTGTGCCCTACCAGACATGAAGAAGTGTGTCACCGAGTCTGTTCCTCAGTTCCCCATCCTGGACTGTCTTCAGCATCTCTATATGAATGGCATTTACTTTCTGAAAGACAACCTGGAAACCGTGCTAAG GTGCCTGAAGACCCCCTTGGAGACCCTGTCCATTACTCAGTCTCAGCTCTCACAGGCAGACTTGAATCATCTACCCCTGAGTGTGAACCTACATCAGCTCACACACCTGAACCTCAGCAGTGTGATATTGTCCTCTTTAAGGACTGGGCCCCTCCGTCTTCTTCTGGAGAGAGTTGCAGCCACTCTGAAGACCCTGGAATTGGAAGGCTGTAGGATGAAGGTCTCTCAGCTCAGTGCCATCCTGCCTGTCTTAAGCCAGTGCACCCAGCTCACTAAGATCAACTTTCTTGACAATGACATATCCATGGCTGTCCTTCAGGACCTTTTCCACTACACGGCAAATCTGAGCGAGCTGCTCCTGGAGATGTACCCTGCCCCTTTGGAGAGCTATGATGACACGGGTCATGTTCTCAAGGATAGATTTGCCCAGCATTGTTCTGAGCTCATGGATATTCTCAGGGCCATAAGGCAGGCCAAGTCTGTCTACTTTGCTGCTGGTACCTGTTTTGTGTATTATAACTAG